A single region of the Borrelia hermsii DAH genome encodes:
- a CDS encoding 16S rRNA (uracil(1498)-N(3))-methyltransferase, translating into MKQIVLDDSCLFDNDIIIDDVKIYHYLVDVRRVKLGDTLNVLLRGREIRFAEIIGINNNLIRLSTLKIEKLKTRDFEISMFISNLKGRKLDLSLRQIVEIGVDQINIVNADNSVARIEMDDLKFKSSRFAKLIDEALKQSGNTQVPSINFYRNFFSIPYSPSVSYYVAHKDGVLLSCGNDISASGKIGILIGPEGCFSKSEIDFFKKLNFQFVRFNTPILRADTAIVYSLVHFKLLLEGNNG; encoded by the coding sequence GTGAAACAAATAGTCTTAGATGATAGTTGTCTATTTGATAATGATATCATTATTGATGATGTTAAGATTTATCACTATCTTGTTGATGTAAGAAGAGTTAAGTTAGGCGATACGTTAAATGTTCTCTTAAGGGGAAGAGAGATAAGGTTTGCTGAGATTATTGGTATAAATAATAATTTAATTAGGCTTTCTACTCTTAAGATTGAAAAACTTAAGACGCGTGATTTTGAAATAAGTATGTTTATATCTAACCTTAAGGGTAGAAAATTGGATTTAAGCTTAAGACAAATTGTTGAAATTGGCGTAGATCAAATCAATATTGTTAATGCTGATAATTCTGTTGCTAGAATAGAGATGGATGATTTAAAATTTAAAAGTTCAAGATTTGCAAAATTGATTGATGAAGCTTTAAAGCAAAGTGGCAATACTCAAGTGCCTAGTATTAATTTTTACAGAAATTTTTTTAGCATTCCTTATTCCCCATCTGTCAGTTATTATGTTGCTCATAAGGATGGTGTTTTGCTAAGTTGTGGTAATGATATTAGTGCTTCTGGTAAAATTGGAATTTTAATAGGTCCTGAGGGTTGTTTTTCAAAATCAGAAATTGATTTCTTTAAAAAACTAAATTTTCAATTTGTAAGATTTAATACTCCAATTTTAAGAGCAGATACGGCTATTGTTTATTCGCTTGTTCATTTTAAATTATTATTAGAGGGTAATAATGGCTAA
- a CDS encoding S41 family peptidase: MRKKFLVFAYFVLALSISSSVIVESIFAQSDSSKGKMSASSYGQMMMEAFNFIKRNYVEPVDDEAIFEGALKGMFKALNDPYSQYLTKEDLVEISKTTEGNYVGIGVSIVKKNVPVKSDSSISDASYVMIVTAFEEGPAYKAGVKSGDYITAIDGKSTTLMTIEQVGDLLRGKAGTKVKISVLRDKDLKLEFELVREKVDIQTVKHDVINRDVGYIKILSFNPNTNLFFKKAFEKLQSQNIKSLILDLRFNTGGYLQDAIEIADDILAEGIIVSTRARDSKVPMEYKASSSHIVPLDMPIVVLIDKHSASASEVLVGALKDNERVYVIGEKSYGKGVIQRILPFYTGGFKITNSKYYTPSGNSIHNIGIKPDLEIGEREFSETEVLAYRQIFDKKLVENFLNGRKNKKSITEEEIDAFVDKVIKEHSIQNIDKDILGHHVFLQFYQDTHSEMPIYNLHYDKPLRAAYEYLVKETKN; the protein is encoded by the coding sequence ATGAGAAAGAAATTTTTAGTATTTGCATACTTTGTATTGGCTTTAAGTATCAGTTCTTCAGTTATTGTAGAATCTATCTTTGCGCAGTCAGATTCTTCTAAGGGTAAGATGTCTGCGTCAAGTTATGGTCAAATGATGATGGAGGCTTTTAATTTTATTAAGAGAAATTATGTCGAGCCTGTTGATGATGAGGCTATTTTTGAAGGGGCCTTAAAAGGTATGTTTAAGGCATTAAATGATCCTTATTCGCAATATTTGACAAAAGAAGATTTAGTAGAGATTTCAAAGACTACGGAAGGAAATTATGTTGGGATTGGAGTTTCTATCGTTAAGAAAAATGTTCCTGTCAAATCTGATAGTTCTATTTCCGATGCTTCTTATGTAATGATTGTTACTGCTTTTGAAGAGGGGCCTGCTTATAAGGCCGGGGTTAAGTCTGGCGATTACATTACGGCTATTGATGGTAAGAGTACTACTTTAATGACAATAGAGCAGGTTGGTGATCTCTTAAGGGGAAAAGCGGGTACGAAAGTTAAAATTTCTGTTTTAAGAGACAAAGATTTAAAGCTTGAATTTGAACTTGTTAGAGAAAAAGTAGATATACAGACTGTTAAGCATGATGTTATTAACAGAGATGTCGGGTATATTAAGATATTAAGTTTTAATCCAAATACTAATCTATTTTTTAAAAAAGCTTTTGAAAAATTGCAATCTCAGAACATCAAATCTTTGATCTTAGATCTAAGATTTAATACCGGGGGGTATCTTCAAGATGCAATAGAGATAGCTGATGATATTTTGGCTGAAGGAATTATTGTCTCAACAAGAGCAAGGGATTCTAAGGTTCCCATGGAATATAAGGCTAGTTCTTCACATATAGTACCTTTAGACATGCCAATTGTTGTTTTAATTGATAAACATTCAGCATCGGCATCGGAAGTTTTAGTTGGAGCTTTAAAGGATAATGAGAGAGTTTATGTTATTGGGGAAAAATCTTATGGTAAAGGAGTAATTCAACGTATATTGCCTTTTTATACCGGAGGATTTAAGATTACAAATTCAAAATACTATACTCCCTCTGGTAACAGTATTCATAATATTGGCATTAAGCCTGATTTAGAGATTGGAGAGAGAGAGTTTTCTGAGACCGAGGTCTTAGCATACAGGCAGATTTTTGATAAAAAATTGGTAGAAAACTTTTTAAATGGCAGAAAGAATAAAAAATCAATTACTGAGGAAGAAATAGATGCTTTTGTGGATAAGGTTATTAAAGAACATTCAATTCAGAATATAGATAAAGACATTTTAGGGCATCATGTATTTTTGCAATTTTATCAAGACACACATAGCGAAATGCCAATTTATAATCTACATTATGATAAACCTTTAAGAGCTGCTTATGAATATCTTGTAAAGGAGACTAAAAATTAA
- a CDS encoding MinD/ParA family protein — translation MIIIPVASGKGGVGKSLFSTNIAICLANEGKKVLLVDLDLGGSNLHSMLNIIPKKSIGTFLKTKISFKDIIIESGIKNLSFIAGDSDIPELANIAIFQKKKIINNLKHLNYDYLIIDLGAGTTFNTIDFFLMSNRGVIVTIPTVTATMNAYLFLKNAIFRLMSKVFTKETKAYKLISDIKKDSSDLQKIYIPNLLLKIETYAPEDYEKFMKIFSQFSPFIIFNMLNKPDDIKKTERILKSAKNYLNINLQSIGSIYKDELIDKALNHKIPITVYKPTSLASKSIKKIAKKLIELESVINDVELLSEDDLNESYHFVIKEAQDEYLEKYAYLESLLMNKTIDDNAIIDIIKSQQKEIATLRKQNMMLKKKLFAQLKKD, via the coding sequence TTGATTATCATTCCTGTAGCTAGTGGAAAGGGAGGTGTTGGAAAATCTCTTTTTTCAACAAATATTGCAATTTGTCTTGCAAATGAAGGGAAAAAAGTATTACTTGTCGATCTTGACCTTGGCGGTTCAAATTTACATTCTATGCTTAATATCATACCTAAGAAAAGCATTGGGACTTTCCTTAAAACAAAAATCTCCTTTAAAGATATAATAATAGAATCAGGAATAAAAAATTTAAGCTTTATTGCAGGGGATTCAGATATTCCTGAACTTGCAAATATAGCCATCTTTCAAAAGAAAAAAATAATAAATAACTTAAAACACCTAAACTATGATTACCTAATAATTGACCTTGGTGCTGGTACAACATTTAATACAATAGACTTCTTTCTAATGTCAAATCGAGGAGTAATAGTAACAATCCCAACAGTAACAGCAACAATGAATGCCTATTTATTCTTAAAGAACGCAATATTTAGGCTTATGTCAAAAGTATTCACAAAAGAAACAAAAGCATACAAACTAATATCTGACATCAAAAAAGACTCTAGCGATTTACAAAAAATATATATACCTAATTTATTACTTAAAATCGAAACTTATGCTCCTGAAGATTATGAAAAATTTATGAAGATATTCTCACAGTTTAGTCCTTTCATAATATTTAACATGTTAAATAAACCTGATGATATTAAAAAAACCGAAAGAATACTCAAATCTGCAAAAAACTATTTAAATATAAATTTACAAAGCATAGGTTCAATTTACAAAGATGAGCTTATTGATAAAGCATTAAATCATAAAATACCAATAACTGTTTATAAACCAACAAGCTTAGCTTCCAAAAGTATTAAAAAAATAGCAAAAAAATTAATTGAACTTGAATCCGTAATAAATGATGTAGAACTATTAAGTGAAGACGATCTAAACGAAAGCTATCATTTTGTAATTAAAGAAGCACAAGACGAATACCTAGAAAAGTATGCATATCTTGAATCATTGCTAATGAACAAAACAATAGATGATAATGCAATTATTGATATAATAAAATCTCAACAAAAAGAAATTGCAACATTAAGGAAACAAAACATGATGTTAAAAAAAAAGTTATTTGCACAATTAAAAAAAGACTAA
- the lgt gene encoding prolipoprotein diacylglyceryl transferase: protein MPNYINYPSWLHPEIIKGIPITWYSLSYIIVIIICYKFIWYQIKADKLDIKQSDYEKLMFSIVMGAIIGARLTSTLIYDRSGIYYTHPWLIFLPFDRNWNFTGFRGMAIHGGFFGVIIAPLIMTNTKLKNTNIKKYFRKITDYGSLAFSSGYILGRFANFANAELYGRPMKGGIIFPNAEPFKVNQSGVKEFAESVGLEIAPHDLFVNLPRIPSQLIEGLFEGTVTFLLLWFIFRKIKKYDGFLFGVYIILYGLFRFLIEYLREPDKEIGFVITYKKPESILDFSFLNISMGQIFSLILILSGIIWLAWARTRPEKLKK from the coding sequence ATGCCTAATTATATAAATTATCCTAGCTGGTTACATCCTGAAATAATTAAAGGAATTCCAATTACATGGTATAGTCTATCCTACATTATCGTAATCATAATTTGTTATAAATTTATCTGGTATCAAATAAAAGCTGATAAACTTGACATAAAACAAAGTGATTATGAGAAATTAATGTTTTCAATTGTTATGGGAGCAATAATTGGCGCAAGATTAACATCTACCTTAATTTATGATAGGAGTGGAATTTATTACACACACCCATGGCTAATTTTTCTACCATTTGACCGAAATTGGAATTTCACAGGATTTAGAGGAATGGCAATACACGGGGGATTTTTCGGAGTAATTATTGCACCATTAATAATGACAAATACCAAACTTAAAAACACAAATATAAAGAAATACTTCAGAAAGATAACTGATTACGGCTCACTAGCTTTCTCTTCGGGATATATACTTGGAAGATTTGCTAACTTTGCAAATGCAGAACTTTATGGAAGACCAATGAAAGGCGGGATAATATTTCCCAATGCAGAACCTTTTAAAGTAAATCAGAGCGGAGTAAAAGAATTTGCAGAATCAGTTGGACTGGAAATAGCACCTCACGACTTATTTGTTAATCTACCAAGGATTCCATCACAACTGATTGAAGGATTATTTGAAGGAACTGTAACCTTTTTATTGCTATGGTTTATTTTTAGAAAAATAAAAAAATATGATGGTTTTCTCTTTGGAGTGTACATAATTCTTTATGGATTATTCAGATTCCTTATCGAATACTTAAGAGAGCCGGACAAGGAAATAGGATTTGTTATAACTTACAAAAAACCTGAGAGCATATTGGATTTCTCATTTTTAAATATATCAATGGGACAAATATTCTCATTAATTCTAATATTATCTGGAATAATATGGCTCGCATGGGCTAGAACGAGACCAGAAAAACTAAAGAAATAA
- a CDS encoding EAL domain-containing protein, with the protein MKNPNAIVISEGAISNDDITKIKSIFKILQIIKSRKNISKEYIKQSNIKFAIIYNHKRPIDFSINIANDLKSINNVHSIIINNKSIDKAMYRPNYIEILNNISELSDKHKLIQQKKLYYDNNNANLDFFLNLSELIQEIVIITNTDNDIIYINEKGSKELELPIKIRGKTNKISDINIIDLEKETKIDLSYNINNIPEFKNILITDCLLKVKNNKKLIVDLFISTIAQNNIDKLITIKDISDLKSKNNIQDLEIIDQQTDLYNIKGLEKLLINQIESSHKKIYLFDLDLHINTEYEYKGNKDNLDSKILKKITSRIMSFYSEYIFRLKDNNLIVIISTSGGEQRIISIAEEIKKTISRELSKEGIIIFKLNIGIIEVNLKEDIETKISKLKIATKISDEYKDSTPILYKDELPETILIKNQNKIFEYIVKAIKNDFFSLYYQKITPLKKDLKPKIEILTRLFDYTGTPIPNDNVFSLIDKYNLTVEVDKLVVTKTLREYTNFVAKNGVHIFSINISPYSLKSKNFRMFLKETLLKSHVPLQNICLEITETGILENFELIKTYFNELKTFGVKLALDDFGSGYTSLSYIKILPIDIIKIDGSFIQVINSSQIDLVIIKSIKDIADTKNIKIIAEFVSNEEILKKINEIGIDYGQGFLWHKPEPI; encoded by the coding sequence ATGAAAAATCCAAATGCAATTGTAATATCTGAAGGGGCTATTAGCAATGATGATATTACAAAGATCAAATCTATTTTTAAAATATTACAAATAATAAAATCTAGAAAAAATATCTCTAAGGAATATATTAAACAAAGTAATATTAAGTTTGCTATTATTTACAACCATAAAAGACCAATAGATTTTTCAATCAATATAGCAAATGACTTAAAAAGCATTAATAACGTTCATTCTATCATTATAAACAATAAATCTATAGACAAAGCAATGTATAGGCCAAATTACATAGAGATATTAAACAACATCAGCGAATTAAGCGATAAACATAAATTAATACAACAGAAAAAACTTTATTATGACAATAATAATGCTAATCTTGATTTTTTCTTAAATCTATCTGAGCTTATTCAAGAAATCGTGATCATTACAAATACCGACAATGATATCATCTATATTAATGAAAAAGGCAGCAAAGAACTTGAACTCCCAATAAAAATCAGAGGAAAAACAAACAAAATAAGTGATATCAATATCATAGATTTAGAAAAAGAAACTAAAATAGATTTAAGTTACAACATAAATAACATTCCTGAATTCAAAAATATACTGATAACCGACTGCCTTTTAAAGGTTAAAAATAACAAAAAATTAATCGTCGATTTATTCATCAGTACAATTGCTCAAAACAACATTGATAAATTAATTACAATAAAAGACATATCAGACTTAAAATCTAAAAACAATATTCAGGATCTCGAAATCATTGATCAACAAACAGATCTATATAACATTAAAGGACTTGAAAAACTATTAATCAACCAAATTGAATCCTCTCATAAAAAGATATATTTATTTGATTTAGATTTACACATAAATACAGAATATGAATATAAAGGCAATAAAGACAACTTAGATTCAAAAATACTTAAGAAAATTACTTCTAGAATAATGTCATTCTATTCAGAATACATATTTAGACTCAAAGACAATAATTTAATAGTCATTATATCCACAAGTGGGGGGGAGCAAAGAATAATTTCAATTGCGGAAGAAATCAAAAAAACCATCTCCAGAGAACTTAGCAAAGAAGGCATCATAATATTCAAACTCAACATAGGAATAATAGAAGTAAATTTAAAAGAAGATATAGAGACAAAAATTTCAAAATTAAAAATAGCAACCAAAATATCTGATGAATATAAAGATTCTACGCCTATTTTATACAAAGATGAATTACCAGAAACAATACTTATTAAAAATCAAAATAAAATATTTGAATATATAGTAAAAGCAATAAAGAATGATTTTTTTAGTCTCTACTATCAAAAAATTACTCCTCTTAAAAAAGATCTAAAACCCAAAATTGAAATATTAACAAGACTTTTTGACTATACAGGGACTCCCATCCCAAACGACAATGTCTTTAGCTTAATAGATAAGTATAATCTAACTGTTGAAGTGGATAAATTGGTAGTTACTAAAACCTTAAGAGAATATACAAATTTTGTGGCAAAAAATGGTGTTCATATCTTTTCAATCAATATTTCACCATACTCACTTAAATCCAAAAACTTCAGAATGTTTCTAAAAGAAACACTTCTTAAAAGTCATGTCCCACTTCAAAACATATGCTTAGAAATAACAGAAACTGGGATTTTAGAAAATTTTGAATTAATCAAAACATATTTTAATGAACTTAAAACTTTCGGGGTTAAACTTGCACTTGACGATTTTGGTAGTGGATATACATCACTCTCATATATTAAAATCTTGCCAATAGATATTATCAAAATAGATGGTTCTTTTATTCAAGTAATAAATTCTAGTCAAATAGACCTTGTAATAATAAAATCAATAAAAGACATTGCTGATACAAAAAACATAAAAATTATAGCTGAATTTGTATCAAATGAAGAAATACTTAAGAAAATAAACGAGATCGGAATAGATTATGGACAAGGATTCCTATGGCATAAACCAGAACCTATTTAA